In Geminicoccaceae bacterium, a single window of DNA contains:
- a CDS encoding cytochrome c oxidase assembly protein, with protein MNDIERRKRRTALAGGVIIACMLGLTAASVPLYNLFCSVTGYGGTPKRALEEDVPREVRDVVIEVSFNADVAPGLPWAFKPMQRSVDVHPGENTLVFFEAVNHGTQPIVGRAVYNVTPHKTGYYFNKIQCFCFDEQVLQPGERAEMPVSFFVDPEMLGDPDTKDVRQLTLSYTFFADDEATQELARSADDKQSPAKKDTSLQGNGV; from the coding sequence ATGAACGATATCGAACGTCGCAAAAGACGGACGGCCCTGGCGGGGGGAGTCATTATCGCATGCATGCTCGGGCTTACTGCCGCATCGGTGCCACTGTACAATCTCTTCTGCAGTGTCACGGGGTACGGTGGAACGCCGAAGCGTGCCCTGGAGGAAGATGTCCCGCGGGAAGTTCGCGATGTTGTCATCGAGGTGAGCTTCAATGCGGACGTGGCGCCGGGGCTTCCCTGGGCGTTCAAGCCCATGCAGCGAAGCGTCGATGTCCATCCCGGCGAGAATACTTTGGTGTTCTTCGAAGCCGTCAATCACGGGACGCAACCCATTGTCGGTCGTGCCGTGTACAATGTGACGCCACACAAGACAGGCTATTATTTCAACAAGATCCAGTGTTTCTGCTTCGACGAACAGGTGTTGCAGCCCGGGGAGCGGGCCGAGATGCCGGTGTCGTTCTTCGTCGATCCGGAGATGCTGGGCGATCCCGATACGAAGGATGTGCGGCAGTTGACGCTGTCCTACACCTTCTTTGCGGATGACGAGGCCACTCAGGAGCTTGCCCGATCCGCTGATGACAAACAGAGCCCAGCCAAGAAAGACACCTCCTTGCAGGGGAATGGAGTATAA
- a CDS encoding cytochrome c oxidase subunit 3: MADTAHAGAHHGPRHNFNLVDPSPWPMVGSMSAFILAVGAVMWMHDVGGGIVVLLLGFLAVLFTMVVWWRDVLKEAYRGDYHEIVSRMLRIGMVLFITSEVMFFVAWFWGYFWGALVPPELVATSWPPAEVTPVPAWGIPFLNTMILLLSGTTVTWAHHALREGDQETTFKALLLTVCLGLIFTGFQAYEYIHTIHEGLTIDKGIFGSAFYMATGFHGFHVIVGTIFLIVCTVRAYRRRFDPKTHVGFEAAAWYWHFVDVVWLFLFVWVYVWGGSLSWTVSGTGN, translated from the coding sequence ATGGCCGATACTGCCCACGCCGGCGCCCATCACGGTCCCAGGCACAACTTTAATCTCGTCGATCCCAGTCCCTGGCCCATGGTGGGGTCGATGTCGGCCTTTATCCTTGCGGTCGGTGCCGTCATGTGGATGCATGATGTCGGCGGTGGCATCGTCGTTCTGCTGCTGGGATTCCTGGCCGTCCTTTTCACCATGGTCGTATGGTGGCGGGACGTCCTGAAGGAAGCGTATCGGGGCGATTACCACGAAATTGTCTCGCGCATGCTGCGCATCGGCATGGTGTTGTTCATCACTTCGGAAGTGATGTTCTTCGTTGCCTGGTTCTGGGGCTATTTCTGGGGGGCGCTGGTGCCACCGGAACTGGTTGCCACGAGCTGGCCGCCAGCCGAAGTGACGCCCGTTCCGGCCTGGGGAATTCCCTTCCTCAATACAATGATCCTGTTGCTGTCCGGCACGACGGTGACGTGGGCGCATCATGCACTGCGGGAAGGGGATCAGGAGACGACCTTCAAGGCGCTGCTTTTGACGGTATGTCTCGGCCTGATCTTCACCGGTTTTCAGGCTTATGAATATATCCATACCATTCATGAAGGCTTGACCATCGACAAGGGAATATTCGGTTCCGCCTTCTACATGGCTACCGGTTTCCATGGTTTTCATGTTATTGTCGGTACCATTTTCCTGATCGTGTGCACGGTTCGCGCTTATCGGCGGAGGTTCGATCCCAAGACCCATGTGGGATTCGAAGCGGCGGCATGGTACTGGCATTTCGTCGATGTCGTCTGGTTGTTCCTGTTCGTCTGGGTGTATGTCTGGGGTGGCAGTCTCAGCTGGACGGTTTCGGGCACGGGCAATTGA